One window of the Prinia subflava isolate CZ2003 ecotype Zambia chromosome 1, Cam_Psub_1.2, whole genome shotgun sequence genome contains the following:
- the SLC25A32 gene encoding solute carrier family 25 member 32: MGAAGPACAAREPREPPARSVLRHVRLENLAAGMSGGVLSTLALHPLDLVKIRFAVSDGLELRPKYNGILHCMTTVWKHEGLRGLYQGVTPNMVGAGASWGLYFFFYNAIKAYKKEGKMESLSASEHLVSAAEAGAMTLCITNPIWVTKTRLMLQYNAGVDPSKRQYTGMIDALVKIYKTEGIRGLYKGFVPGLFGTSHGALQFMAYEDLKERYNKYRNRVSDTKLNTVEYIMMAAVSKIFAVSATYPYQVVRARLQDQHNTYSGVFDVIRRTWRKEGVHGFYKGIIPNVIRVTPACCITFVVYENVSGFLLGFRKENN, translated from the exons ATGGGCGCCGCGGGCCCCGCGTGCGCGGCGCGCGAGCCGCGGGAGCCGCCGGCGCGCTCCGTGCTGCGGCACGTGCGGCTGGAGAACCTGGCGGCGGGGATGAGCGGCGGCGTGCTGTCCACCCTGGCGCTGCACCCGCTGGACCTCGTCAAGATCCGCTTCGCAG tAAGCGATGGATTGGAGCTGAGGCCAAAGTACAATGGGATTCTCCACTGTATGACCACGGTGTGGAAGCATGAAGGACTACGAGGCCTGTACCAAGGGGTAACTCCAAACATGGTGGGAGCAGGGGCTTCCTGGGGACTTTACTTTTTCTT TTACAATGCCATCAAAGCTTACAAGAAGGAGGGGAAGATGGAAAGTCTCAGTGCAAGCGAACACCTGGTGTCAGCTGCAGAAGCAG GAGCCATGACCCTCTGCATTACAAACCCAATATGGGTAACCAAGACTCGACTTATGCTGCAGTATAACGCTGGCGTGGATCCCTCCAAGCGGCAGTACACAGGAATGATTGATGCTCTTGTAAAGATATACAAGACAGAGGGCATACGTGGCTTGTATAAG GGATTTGTGCCTGGTCTGTTTGGAACATCGCATGGAGCACTTCAGTTCATGGCCTACGAGGATTTGAAAGAGAGATACAACAAGTATAGAAACAGAGTATCAGATACAAAATTG aACACTGTGGAATACATAATGATGGCAGCTGTATCCAAAATATTTGCTGTGTCAGCAACCTATCCCTATCAAGTTGTGCGAGCTCGTCTCCAAGACCAGCATAACACATACTCTGGGGTTTTTGATGTGATCCGCAGGACATGGAG gAAAGAAGGTGTTCATGGATTTTACAAAGGAATTATACCTAATGTGATCAGAGTGACTCCTGCCTGCTGTATTACATTTGTAGTTTATGAAAATGTGTCTGGCTTTTTACTTggttttagaaaagaaaataattaa